In Elaeis guineensis isolate ETL-2024a chromosome 1, EG11, whole genome shotgun sequence, a genomic segment contains:
- the LOC140857793 gene encoding uncharacterized protein produces MDHWIADSPLQEAFPELFMLTLQPEISVAKFLNHCDKRTLFRETLNRFTEAKIDQLANILLEANLTTTSDKIIWKWDVKGKFSTRNCYNHLLHGGTTSYLAPLLWKTPLPSKLKIFNWLLFQNKILTAKNLEKRHMQIQFKCPLCAKDEESADHLFAECTFTRQIWNLIGQKLNINLNFNSIDDLWREQRLSLPNQIKPKAWDTLVGRNSVLDDLKGKKQEAFLF; encoded by the coding sequence ATGGATCACTGGATAGCTGATTCCCCTCTGCAAGAAGCATTCCCAGAACTCTTCATGTTGACATTACAGCCAGAGATCTCAGTGGCAAAATTCCTGAACCACTGCGATAAGAGGACACTCTTTAGAGAGACATTAAACAGGTTCACCGAAGCAAAAATAGATCAGCTGGCAAACATTCTCCTTGAGGCGAACTTAACAACCACATCTGACAAAATAATATGGAAATGGGATGTGAAAGGAAAATTCTCGACTAGAAATTGCTACAATCATCTATTGCATGGGGGAACAACGTCTTATCTTGCACCACTACTATGGAAAACACCGCttccatcaaaattaaaaatcttcaaTTGGCTTCTGTTTCAAAACAAAATATTGACAGCAAAGAATTTGGAAAAGAGGCACATGCAAATTCAGTTCAAATGCCCGCTCTGTGCAAAAGATGAGGAATCAGCAGATCACCTCTTCGCAGAGTGCACCTTTACCAGGCAAATCTGGAACCTCATCGGACAGAAGCtaaacatcaatcttaacttcaaTTCTATTGACGATCTATGGAGAGAGCAGAGACTCTcactcccaaaccaaatcaaaccaaaagcaTGGGACACCTTGGTAGGTAGGAATAGTGTGTTGGATGATTTGAAAGGAAAGAAACAAGAGGCTTTTCTGTTTTGA
- the LOC105034330 gene encoding uncharacterized protein, translating into MRMGTHQGSTVRMLLLLALLLLAAAVAAAAAFAETTESGAEEEETGKAEEEDSSESWTIWAKDKISEGLGLKHQQKQEEEEATQKARDAVESAKIKAQEMASDRASDINEAAKQAAHATGEAAKRSKDKVQELASEMGRRAAEKAGEAGECLMEKTGKSKDAAVGTTKEAASGATREAAEAQEQLLKAKEKAKEKVKEAYDAARTKAGETLDAAKKTVASDYETSKENIMGGSSTREDEL; encoded by the exons ATGCGAATGGGCACCCACCAGGGCTCCACGGTGCGGATGCTGCTGCTACTCGCTCTGCTGCTCCTagcggcggcggtggcggcggcggcggctttCGCAGAGACAACAGAATCTGGTGCAGAGGAGGAGGAAACCGGGAAGGCAGAGGAGGAGGACTCGTCCGAGTCTTGGACCATCTGGGCCAAGGACAAGATCTCTGAGGGATTGGGTCTCAAACACCAGCAGaagcaagaggaggaggaggcaacTCAGAAGGCCCGAGATGCTGTGGAGAGCGCCAAAATAAAGGCCCAAGAGATGGCTTCCG ACAGGGCGTCGGACATCAACGAGGCAGCCAAGCAGGCTGCCCATGCAACGGGCGAAGCAGCTAAGAGGAGCAAGGATAAAGTGCAAGAGCTTGCCTCCG AGATGGGACGCCGTGCTGCAGAGAAGGCAGGCGAGGCAGGAGAATGTCTGATGGAGAAGACAGGGAAGTCCAAGGATGCCGCCGTGGGTACCACTAAGGAGGCTGCGAGCGGGGCCACAAGGGAAGCGGCGGAGGCCCAGGAGCAGCTCCTCAAGGCCAAGGAGAAGGCCAAAGAGAAAGTTAAGGAGGCGTATGATGCCGCCAGAACCAAGGCCGGAGAAACTCTGGATGCCGCCAAGAAGACCGTTGCCTCCGACTACGAGACCTCAAAGGAGAACATCATGGGAGGTTCTTCTACACGAGAAGATGAGCTCTGA